The proteins below come from a single Branchiostoma floridae strain S238N-H82 chromosome 5, Bfl_VNyyK, whole genome shotgun sequence genomic window:
- the LOC118415479 gene encoding myosin-7-like → MPAYGPSLMDQPSEWFLAGQPDTMRKLKTAPYDPKKNFWAPDKKDIFIRVEAKSEKGDDVTCVAEGGATVVVKKSKLLQQNPSKFACAEDMVNMTFLHEAAVLGNLKERYENTLIYTYSGLFCVVINPFKLLPIYTSNVVDMYRGKRKTEVPPHLFCVVDNAYQNMLAERQCQSCLITGESGAGKTENTKKVIAYLAMVSGTPGGGQEKKIGLEEQIVQTNPVLEAFGNAKTVRNNNSSRFGKFIRIHFTKPGKLSGADIESYLLEKSRVVDQLPGMERGYHIFFLIMSNGIPAVTERIMTGTDPSLYHFIKEGVYTVAGMNDQEEMGLTDEGFDILGFANEDKNSVYDFCGGILHMGNLTYADKKDLADCEDPAPAEKAGRLFGVDGMTLLNNILKPRVKVGSEFVTKSQNANQCTNATSGLAKGIYGKIFKYLIDKCNETLATEHERAFFIGVLDIAGFEIFELNSLDQICINYTNEKLQQFFNHHMFVQEQEEYKAEQIDWEFVDFGMDLAACLELIEKKGGLLPTLEEQCIMPKASDQTFIEKLNGTHLGKHPKYGKPKPGKKKYEAHFELGHYAGPVAYNISNWLDKNKDPVNESAVITLKGSKNPLMPHIWSDYQTAEEQAADKSGGGGKRKKSGSMQTVTSVHREQLASLMANLHATYPSFVRCLIPNELKTGGIIDGPLVFNQLTCNGVLEGIRICQKGFPNRSIYADFFDRYKILAADCFDPNEFMEGKEACQMILDKIQLDKTRYSCGLNKVFFKAGTLAILEEIREEKVDEIWTKITARAAGKLQRKKYLKLWGSRAAVGTLQRNIRAWFRLRDDWWIKMYNALKPKLTGGRAEEMLKETTEKLKVMVKQYEKVTKEREELQAKFNDVSAAKDKINELLFNERDIMLNGEERVNSLLKEKAELDAQLQEIEERVEDVSDQNRQMESKKMKAEQECDEMKKEIEAITLKLNKREKEKQEVEDKLRAMTEEVAVNDELVGKLGREKKKLEELNAQTLDDLQSEEDKTQNLTKLKVKLEQTLDDLEDNLEHDKKIRADVDRVKRKLENDLKNAQDLVIELERYKVELEEKYKKKEFEINALNTKVEDETSLATQQQKKTKELQGRIEELEEELETERAARAKLERQRAELSRELEDIGEKLEESSGATAAQVEQNKKREAELQKVRRELEEATIGHEAATASLRKKHNDTVADMTESVENLQRAKTKLEKEKNSLRVEVDDLASNVEQVTKQKVQAEKMNKQLEDQFVEANQRLEENGRVAQELGSLKTRLTAENNDLGRQLEESEGVANQLSRTKSMLTQQMEEVKRQLEEETKGKNGFAHQLRATQSDCDALRESLEEEQEAKSEIQRNLAKANSEVAAWRSKYETDAIQRTEELEEAKKKLAARLQDAEEQVEAANAKCASLEKTKNRLAGEVEDLMLDVEKANTLASQLEKKQRLVDKQTAEWRMKCENLGGELETSQKEHRAYQTELLKLKNVYDEGIEALDAMKKENKAIQEEINDYNDQLAESAKNLHELEKNKKRLEVEKEELQNALDEAEGALEIEQGKVVRTQLELAQLKGDIEKKIAEKEDEFESSRKNQNRAMEGVQASIEIESKQKGEAQRAKKFLESHLNDVEVQLETANRSNAEARKNIAKLHSQIQEMQVAIDDEQRQRDEIREQYNMSERKCQMLVAEADEVRGALDNAERARKVAESQLVETNERLGELSTQNSALSGHKRKLDGDLSQIQSELEEVIGEHKNTEERAKKAMADTSRMAEDLRVEQENSQHAEKVKRTMDANLKDLQRRLDEAEAIALKGGKRAIQKQENRIRELEGEISQQNRLHQEDLKQLRKNERRLKEMTFQADEDRKNQERIQELVEKLQLKIKAFKRQVEEAEEQASSNMAKYRKAQHEYEDSLERAEIAEGSLNKLRSKASKM, encoded by the exons ACTGTCGTCGTCAAGAAGTCCAAGCTGCTGCAGCAGAACCCGTCCAAGTTCGCCTGCGCAGAGGACATGGTGAACATGACCTTCCTGCACGAGGCCGCTGTGCTGGGGAACCTGAAGGAGCGTTATGAGAACACTCTCATCTAC ACCTACTCCGGCCTGTTCTGCGTCGTGATCAACCCCTTCAAGCTTCTGCCCATCTATACCTCGAACGTGGTGGACATGTACCGTGGCAAGAGGAAAACGGAGGTGCCGCCCCATCTCTTCTGCGTTGTGGACAACGCCTACCAGAACATGTTGGCAG AACGCCAGTGCCAATCCTGCCTCATTAC TGGCGAGTCTGGTGCCGGGAAGACTGAGAACACGAAGAAGGTTATTGCGTACCTGGCCATGGTTTCCGGAACTCCCGGTGGTGGCCAGGAGAAGAAG ATCGGTCTAGAGGAGCAGATCGTGCAGACTAACCCTGTACTGGAGGCTTTTGGTAACGCCAAGACTGTGAGGAACAACAACTCCTCCCGATTC GGTAAATTCATCCGTATTCACTTCACCAAACCCGGCAAGCTGTCCGGAGCTGACATCGAGAGTT ATCTGCTTGAGAAGTCCCGTGTTGTGGACCAGCTGCCCGGCATGGAGCGTGGTTACCACATCTTCTTCCTCATCATGTCCAACGGCATCCCGGCTGTCACGG AGCGCATCATGACTGGTACGGACCCCTCCCTGTACCACTTCATCAAGGAGGGTGTGTACACCGTGGCGGGTATGAACGACCAGGAGGAGATGGGCCTGACGGACGAGGGTTTCGACATCCTGGGTTTCGCAAACGAGGATAAGAACAGCGTGTACGACTTCTGCGGTGGCATCCTGCATATGGGAAATCTGACCTATGCTGACAAGAAAGACCTGGCTGACTGCGAAGATCCTGCTC CTGCGGAGAAGGCAGGCCGTCTGTTCGGCGTCGATGGCATGACCCTTCTGAACAACATCTTGAAGCCACGTGTCAAGGTCGGCAGCGAGTTTGTGACAAAGAGTCAGAATGCAAACCAATGTACCAACGCTACTTCTGGTCTTGCGAAGGGCATCTATGGCAAGATCTTCAAGTACCTGATCGACAAGTGTAACGAGACACTGGCTACTGAGCACGAGAGAGCCTTCTTCATTGGTGTGCTGGATATCGCTGGCTTTGAGATCTTCGAG CTCAACAGTCTTGACCAGATTTGTATCAACTACACCAACGAGAAGCTGCAGCAGTTCTTCAACCACCACATGTTCGTACAAGAGCAGGAGGAGTACAAGGCCGAGCAGATTGACTGGGAGTTTGTCGACTTCGGTATGGATTTGGCCGCCTGCCTGGAGCTGATCGAAAAG AAAGGAGGTCTGCTGCCAACGCTGGAGGAACAGTGCATCATGCCTAAGGCCTCTGACCAGACCTTCATCGAGAAGCTGAATGGTACTCATCTGGGCAAGCATCCCAAGTACGGCAAGCCCAAGCCAGGCAAGAAGAAGTACGAGGCTCACTTTGAGCTGGGTCACTACGCCGGGCCTGTGGCCTACAACATCTCCAACTGGCTGGACAAGAACAAGGACCCCGTGAACGAGAGCGCTGTCATCACCCTGAAGGGCAGCAAGAACCCACTCATGCCTCACATTTGGTCGGACTATCAGACAGCAGAAGAGCAGGCTG CTGACAAGAGTGGCGGTGGTGGCAAGAGGAAGAAGAGTGGCTCCATGCAGACTGTCACCAGTGTTCACAGG GAGCAACTGGCTTCATTGATGGCCAACCTCCACGCCACCTACCCCAGCTTCGTGCGTTGCCTGATCCCCAACGAACTCAAGACTGGCGGTATCATCGACGGGCCTCTGGTCTTTAACCAGCTGACTTGCAACGGTGTGCTTGAGGGTATCCGTATCTGCCAGAAGGGATTCCCCAACAGGAGTATCTATGCCGACTTCTTCGACAG GTACAAGATCCTGGCCGCTGACTGTTTCGATCCGAACGAATTCATGGAGGGTAAGGAAGCCTGCCAAATGATCTTAGACAAAATCCAGCTGGACAAGACCAGGTATTCCTGTGGTCTCAACAAGGTGTTCTTCAAGGCCGGCACCCTGGCTATTCTTGAGGAGATCCGCGAGGAGAAGGTTGACGAAATCTGGACAAAGATCACGGCTCGTGCCGCGGGCAAGCTTCAGCGAAAGAAGTACTTGAAGCTGTGGGGTTCAAG AGCTGCTGTCGGCACACTCCAGCGCAACATCCGTGCATGGTTCAGGCTGCGCGACGACTGGTGGATTAAGATGTACAATGCTCTGAAACCAAAGCTGACCGGAGGCAGGGCAGAGGAAATGCTCAAGGAGACCACGGAGAAACTGAAG GTCATGGTAAAGCAGTACGAGAAGGTTACTAAGGAGAGGGAGGAGCTACAAGCGAAATTCAACGACGTCTCAGCCGCAAAGGACAAGATTAATGAGCTGCTATTCAAC GAGAGAGACATCATGCTGAACGGCGAGGAGCGCGTGAACTCCCTGCTGAAGGAGAAGGCAGAACTGGACGCCCAGCTGCAGGAAATCGAGGAGCGCGTGGAGGATGTGTCCGACCAGAACAGGCAGATGGAGTCCAAAAAGATGAAG GCTGAGCAAGAGTGTGACGAGATGAAAAAGGAAATTGAAGCCATCACTCTGAAGCTGAACAAGAGGGAGAAGGAGAAGCAGGAGGTGGAGGACAAACTGCGCGCCATGACTGAGGAGGTGGCCGTGAACGACGAGCTGGTCGGCAAGCTCGGCCGGGAGAAGAAGAAGCTGGAGGAGCTCAATGCG CAAACTCTGGATGACCTGCAATCCGAGGAAGACAAGACCCAGAACCTCACCAAGCTCAAAGTCAAGCTGGAGCAGACCTTGGATGAC CTTGAGGACAACCTTGAACACGACAAGAAGATCCGTGCGGATGTTGACCGCGTCAAGAGGAAGCTGGAGAACGACCTGAAGAACGCCCAGGATCTGGTGATTGAGCTGGAGCGTTACAAGGTCGAGCTGGAGGAGAAGTACAAGAA GAAGGAGTTCGAGATCAACGCCCTGAACACTAAGGTTGAGGACGAGACTTCCCTGGCAACTCAGCAGCAGAAGAAGACTAAGGAGCTGCAGGGTAGGATCGAGGAGCTGGAGGAGGAACTGGAGACAGAAAGAGCTGCCCGTGCAAAG CTCGAGAGGCAGCGTGCCGAACTCTCGCGTGAGTTGGAAGACATCGGTGAGAAGCTGGAAGAATCTAGCGGTGCCACAGCTGCCCAGGTTGAGCAGAACAAGAAGCGCGAGGCCGAGCTCCAGAAG GTTCGCCGTGAGCTGGAGGAGGCTACCATTGGCCATGAAGCTGCCACCGCCAGCTTGAGGAAGAAGCACAACGACACCGTGGCGGACATGACTGAGTCAGTCGAGAACCTGCAGAGGGCAAAGACCAagcttgagaaggagaagaactcCCTCAGGGTGGAGGTCGATGATCTGGCTTCTAACGTCGAGCAGGTCACCAAGCAGAAG GTCCAAGCTGAGAAAATGAACAAGCAGCTTGAGGATCAGTTCGTTGAGGCTAACCAGAGGCTGGAGGAGAATGGCCGTGTCGCCCAAGAACTGGGATCACTGAAGACACGCTTGACAGCCGAGAACAACGACCTGGGGCGCCAGCTGGAAGAGTCAGAAGGAGTTGCAAACCAGCTCAGCAG GACCAAGAGCATGCTTACACAGCAAATGGAGGAAGTCAAACGCCAGCTCGAGGAGGAGACCAAGGGCAAGAACGGTTTCGCCCACCAGCTGCGTGCTACTCAGTCCGACTGCGATGCTCTGCGTGAGTCCCTGGAGGAGGAGCAGGAGGCCAAGTCCGAGATTCAGCGCAATCTGGCCAAGGCTAACTCTGAAGTGGCGGCCTGGCGCTCCAAGTACGAGACCGACGCCATCCAGAGGACCGAGGAGTTGGAGGAGGCCAAGAAGAAGCTGGCCGCACGTCTGCAAGACGCCGAGGAGCAGGTTGAAGCCGCCAACGCCAAGTGCGCTAGCCTGGAGAAGACCAAGAACAGGTTGGCTGGTGAGGTGGAGGACCTGATGCTGGATGTGGAAAAGGCCAACACACTGGCGTCTCAGCTGGAGAAGAAGCAGCGTCTGGTTGACAAGCAGACCGCCGAGTGGAGGATGAAGTGCGAAAATCTTGGTGGCGAGTTGGAGACATCGCAGAAGGAGCACCGTGCCTACCAGACCGAGCTTCTGAAGCTGAAGAATGTCTATGATGAAGGCATCGAGGCCCTTGATGCCATGAAGAAAGAGAATAAGGCTATACAGG AGGAGATCAATGACTACAACGATCAACTTGCGGAGAGCGCAAAGAACCTCCATGAGCTCGAGAAGAACAAGAAGCGTCTTGAAGTCGAAAAGGAGGAGCTTCAGAACGCCTTGGACGAGGCAGAAGGCGCTCTTGAGATTGAGCAGGGCAAG GTTGTCAGGACTCAGCTTGAACTGGCTCAGCTGAAGGGAGATATTGAGAAGAAAATCGCCGAAAAGGAAGACGAGTTTGAAAGCTCGCG TAAGAACCAGAATCGCGCAATGGAGGGAGTGCAGGCCTCTATCGAAATCGAGAGCAAACAGAAGGGAGAAGCTCAGCGAGCAAAGAAATTCCTTGAAAGCCACCTGAACGACGTGGAGGTTCAACTAGAGACCGCCAACAGGTCCAACGCCGAGGCCAGGAAGAACATCGCCAAGCTGCACTCTCAAATCCAGGAAATGCAG GTCGCCATCGACGACGAACAGCGGCAGCGTGATGAGATCCGTGAGCAGTACAACATGTCTGAGCGCAAGTGCCAGATGCTCGTCGCCGAAGCCGATGAG GTCCGCGGCGCACTGGACAACGCAGAGAGGGCTCGCAAGGTCGCCGAATCTCAGCTGGTGGAGACCAACGAGAGGCTTGGTGAGCTGAGCACACAGAACTCAGCCCTGTCCGGACACAAGCGCAAGCTGGACGGTGACCTGTCGCAGATCCAGTCCGAGCTGGAAGAGGTCATCGGCGAGCACAAGAACACCGAGGAGAGGGCCAAGAAGGCCATGGCTGAT ACTTCCCGTATGGCCGAGGATCTGCGTGTGGAGCAGGAGAACTCTCAGCACGCCGAGAAGGTCAAGCGCACCATGGACGCCAACCTGAAGGACCTGCAGCGCCGCCTGGATGAGGCTGAGGCCATCGCACTCAAGGGAGGCAAGCGTGCCATCCAGAAGCAGGAGAACAGG ATCCGTGAGTTGGAAGGAGAGATTTCCCAGCAGAACCGCCTGCACCAGGAGGACCTGAAGCAGCTGCGTAAGAACGAGCGCCGCCTCAAGGAGATGACCTTCCAGGCCGACGAGGACCGCAAGAACCAAGAGCGCATCCAGGAGCTGGTCGAGAAGCTGCAGCTGAAAATCAAGGCCTTCAAGCGCCAAGTGGAGGAGGCT GAGGAGCAGGCATCGTCCAACATGGCCAAGTACCGCAAGGCCCAGCACGAGTACGAGGACTCCCTGGAGCGTGCTGAGATTGCCGAGGGCTCCCTCAACAAGCTTCGCTCCAAGGCGTCAAAGATGTAA